A genomic segment from Streptosporangium roseum DSM 43021 encodes:
- a CDS encoding TetR/AcrR family transcriptional regulator — MTAEGHERPAAAPLTAGGPPPPGRPPAQERGRRRRLALATAAAELLHEGGFASVTHRAVARRAHLPLAATTYYFTSREELVTEAFALLVAGELAALRAATAGPDPFGALLRTAQADRPRQLGLWELYVQAGRDPALQRVARAWTDGYGEIIAGALRSTGHDPAPDGVRLVAALLNGLWLEQLVEERPHSHEETRALLGRTLAMLERAG, encoded by the coding sequence TTGACCGCGGAAGGCCACGAGCGCCCCGCCGCGGCCCCCCTCACCGCCGGCGGCCCGCCGCCGCCGGGGCGTCCCCCAGCCCAGGAGCGCGGCAGGCGCCGCCGCCTGGCGCTGGCGACGGCGGCGGCCGAGCTACTGCACGAGGGCGGATTCGCCTCCGTCACCCACCGCGCCGTCGCCCGGCGCGCCCACCTGCCACTGGCCGCCACGACCTACTACTTCACCTCCCGCGAGGAACTGGTCACCGAGGCCTTCGCACTGCTGGTGGCCGGAGAACTGGCGGCCCTGCGCGCCGCCACCGCCGGCCCCGACCCCTTCGGCGCACTGCTGCGCACCGCACAGGCCGACCGGCCACGCCAGCTCGGCCTGTGGGAGCTGTATGTACAGGCCGGCCGTGACCCCGCGCTGCAGCGGGTGGCGCGCGCCTGGACCGACGGCTACGGCGAGATCATCGCCGGCGCGCTGAGATCGACCGGCCACGACCCGGCCCCGGACGGCGTCCGCCTGGTCGCGGCGTTGCTCAACGGCCTGTGGCTGGAACAGCTGGTGGAGGAGCGCCCGCACTCGCACGAGGAGACCCGCGCCCTGCTCGGCCGTACCCTGGCGATGCTGGAGAGGGCCGGCTGA
- a CDS encoding DMT family transporter: MAWLMLAGAIIAEVVATTALKLSDGFAHKGWALVVAAGYATAFILLAQALKMQMEVGTAYAVWAGAGTAAIAAIGVLFLGESLTLAKVAGIALIIGGVLVLNLTGGAH, from the coding sequence ATGGCGTGGCTGATGCTGGCAGGGGCGATCATCGCCGAGGTCGTGGCGACCACCGCGCTCAAACTCAGTGACGGCTTCGCGCACAAGGGCTGGGCCCTGGTCGTGGCGGCCGGCTACGCCACCGCGTTCATCCTGCTGGCCCAGGCCCTGAAGATGCAGATGGAGGTGGGCACCGCCTACGCCGTGTGGGCCGGCGCCGGCACCGCCGCGATCGCCGCGATCGGCGTGCTGTTCCTCGGCGAGAGCCTGACCCTGGCCAAGGTCGCCGGCATCGCGCTCATCATCGGCGGGGTGCTCGTGCTCAACCTGACGGGCGGCGCCCATTGA
- a CDS encoding radical SAM protein yields MRWDAPALLAGPPEPRPRIERTSVIRVHGALTCYEVQARGALERTADGWAISPYRGCAQACRYCAVRRAHRYLGLDTGAGFDSQIVVRTNIARRLRADLAARWDGEPITVGMAGDCYQGAEDIYRLMPGVVAALREAGAPFTVHTKSTLILRDADLLAASPGAGAVVSIAFVDDRIRRTVEPGAPSAQKRLELVAELNERGVPCGVAMAPILPLLTDSPDQLAATVRRVADAGAVSLTPHVLRLPPGAREWYLSWLGDHHPALAARYGELYGGGPEADPVYVRGITGQVLQLAARYGMSPTRPEQPLPLALPSHRQLTLI; encoded by the coding sequence ATGCGATGGGACGCGCCTGCGCTGCTCGCCGGACCGCCCGAGCCCCGGCCGCGGATCGAGCGCACCTCGGTGATCCGGGTTCACGGCGCGCTGACCTGCTATGAGGTGCAGGCCCGCGGTGCGCTGGAGCGCACCGCGGACGGCTGGGCGATCAGCCCCTACCGGGGGTGTGCCCAGGCCTGCCGCTACTGCGCGGTCCGGCGTGCTCACCGTTACCTGGGGCTGGACACCGGCGCCGGCTTCGACTCCCAGATCGTGGTGCGCACCAACATCGCGCGGCGCCTGCGCGCCGACCTGGCGGCCAGATGGGACGGCGAGCCGATCACCGTGGGCATGGCCGGTGACTGCTACCAGGGTGCCGAGGACATCTACCGGCTGATGCCCGGGGTGGTGGCGGCCCTGCGCGAGGCCGGGGCGCCGTTCACCGTGCACACCAAGAGCACCCTGATCCTGCGTGATGCCGATCTGCTGGCCGCCTCCCCCGGCGCCGGCGCGGTGGTCTCGATCGCCTTCGTCGACGACCGGATCCGCCGTACCGTGGAGCCCGGCGCGCCGAGTGCGCAAAAACGGCTGGAGCTGGTGGCCGAGCTCAACGAGCGCGGGGTGCCGTGCGGGGTGGCGATGGCGCCCATCCTGCCGTTGCTGACCGACTCTCCCGATCAGCTCGCCGCCACCGTGCGCCGTGTCGCCGACGCCGGCGCCGTCAGTCTCACCCCGCATGTGCTGCGCCTGCCGCCGGGGGCGCGGGAGTGGTATCTGTCCTGGCTGGGTGATCATCACCCCGCGCTGGCCGCCCGCTACGGGGAGCTGTACGGCGGGGGCCCCGAGGCCGATCCCGTCTACGTGCGCGGTATCACCGGTCAGGTTTTGCAGCTGGCCGCCCGCTACGGGATGAGCCCGACCCGGCCCGAGCAGCCGTTGCCGCTGGCTCTGCCCTCTCACAGGCAGCTCACCCTCATCTGA